The following coding sequences lie in one Labrus bergylta chromosome 5, fLabBer1.1, whole genome shotgun sequence genomic window:
- the LOC110006223 gene encoding odorant receptor 131-2-like, protein MNVSSVTNVTVVIEYRDSLTKAVAKNVIVVVLSISLNYIHVGLIHTFRKHQIFYMNPRYILFFHLVVNDMIQMTLTVLLFIISYTLYKINVSVCSVLILLALFATENTPLNLACMAVECYIAICMPLRHVQICTVRRTLVLIGLIWITSMLSVLPDLFITLATEPLDFFSSRVFCLRETAFPNPHIIKKRDVTYVMYLVIVWLVIFYTYFRILFTAKAASKDAKKARNTIVLHGFQLLLCMATYAEPLLMTALLQWFPKTFLDSLFACYIIIHILPRAISPIIYGVRDKAFRKYLKTYLLCKVSTQ, encoded by the exons ATGAACGTGTCGTCTGTGACTAATGTGACCGTGGTTATCGAGTACCGAGACTCCCTCACCAAAGCCGTGGCCAAGAATGTGATCGTGGTCGTCCTCAGCATCTCGCTCAACTACATCCATGTAGGACTCATACACACCTTCCGCAAACACCAG ATTTTCTACATGAATCCTCGGTACATCCTGTTCTTTCACCTGGTGGTCAACGACATGATCCAGATGACATTGACCGTCCTCCTGTTCATCATCAGCTACACCCTCTACAAGATAAATGTCTCCGTGTGTAGCGTCTTGATCCTGCTGGCTCTCTTTGCCACCGAGAACACGCCTCTCAACCTGGCCTGCATGGCGGTGGAGTGCTACATCGCCATTTGCATGCCGCTTCGCCACGTGCAGATCTGTACCGTCAGGAGAACGTTGGTGCTGATCGGTTTGATCTGGATTACGAGCATGTTGTCGGTCCTTCCTGATCTCTTCATCACGTTGGCCACCGAGCCGCTGGACTTCTTCAGCTCCCGGGTGTTCTGCCTCAGAGAAACAGCCTTTCCAAATCCGCACATCATCAAGAAGAGAGACGTCACTTATGTCATGTATCTGGTCATCGTTTGGCTCGTCATTTTCTACACGTACTTCAGAATCCTGTTTACGGCTAAAGCGGCGAGCAAAGACGCCAAGAAGGCCAGAAACACCATTGTCCTCCACGgcttccagctgctgctgtgtatGGCCACGTATGCAGAGCCTCTGTTAATGACCGCTCTGTTGCAATGGTTCCCCAAGACCTTTTTAGACTCCCTGTTCGCTTGTTACATCATCATACACATCCTTCCACGCGCCATTAGTCCCATAATTTATGGCGTACGAGACAAGGCCTTCAGAAAGTATCTGAAGACGTATCTGTTGTGTAAAGTGAGCACACAGTAA
- the LOC110006224 gene encoding odorant receptor 131-2-like — MNSLVANTTVVVWYQDSLSTAVTKNVIVVCLGISINYINACLFHTFSKHQIFYRNSRYILFIHLVVNDMIQVTLTITLFIISYTIHSVHVPVCWVIILLALFATENTPLNLACMAVECYIAICMPLRHVQICTVRRTLVLIGLIWFTSVLSVLPDLFITLATEPLDFFGSQVFCLRETAFPNPLIIKKRDVIHSVLLVTVWITIFFTYFKILFTAKAASKGANKARNTILLHGFQLLLGMAKYIGPPLLSFLGKRFPRNYTDSLFACYIIVQILPRSISPIIYGIRDNTFRRYLKRYLFCKVTIQ, encoded by the exons ATGAACAGCTTAGTGGCCAACACAACCGTGGTCGTTTGGTATCAAGACTCCCTCTCTACAGCTGTGACCAAGAATGTGATCGTCGTGTGTCTCGGGATCTCCATCAACTACATCAATGCCTGCCTCTTCCACACCTTCAGCAAACACCAG ATCTTCTACAGAAACTCTCGGTACATCCTCTTCATTCACCTGGTGGTCAACGACATGATCCAGGTGACGCTGACTATAACCCTGTTCATCATCAGCTACACCATCCACAGTGTGCATGTCCCCGTCTGTTGGGTCATAATCCTGCTGGCTCTCTTTGCCACCGAGAACACGCCTCTCAACCTGGCCTGCATGGCGGTGGAGTGCTACATCGCCATCTGCATGCCGCTGCGCCACGTGCAGATCTGCACCGTCAGGAGAACGTTGGTGCTGATCGGTTTGATCTGGTTTACAAGCGTGTTGTCCGTACTTCCTGATCTCTTCATCACATTGGCCACCGAGCCGCTGGACTTCTTCGGCTCCCAGGTGTTCTGCCTCAGAGAAACAGCCTTTCCAAATCCGCTCATAATCAAGAAGAGAGACGTCATCCATTCAGTGCTTCTCGTTACAGTTTGGATCACTATCTTCTTCACTTACTTTAAGATCCTGTTCACGGCTAAAGCAGCGAGCAAAGGTGCTAACAAGGCCAGAAATACCATCCTGCTGCACGGGTTCCAGCTGCTGCTGGGAATGGCAAAATACATCGGCCCTCCATTATTATCTTTTCTAGGCAAAAGGTTTCCTCGGAATTATACAGACAGTCTCTTTGCTTGTTATATTATTGTACAAATCCTGCCCAGGTCCATTAGTCCGATTATTTACGGCATACGAGACAACACCTTCAGGAGGTACCTGAAAAGGTATCTGTTTTGTAAAGTCACCATCCAGTAA
- the LOC110006146 gene encoding odorant receptor 131-2-like has product MNVSSANVTVVVRFPDSLSKAVTKNVIVVFLVISINYINASLVHTFSKHQIFYRNPRYILFIHLVVNDMIQVTLTIIMFIISYTIHRINVSVCSFLMLTALFATENTPLNLACMAVECYIAICMPLRHVQICTIRRTLILIGLIWITSMLSVLPDLFVTLATEPLDFFGSRVFCLRQTVFPNPVNTKRRNALYSVFLVVIWITIFFTYFKILFTAKAASKDAKKARNTILLHGFQLLLCMSTYVGPPLLTIIKQWLPRDYTDHLFAYYITIQILPRSIIPFIYGVRDNTFRRYLKRYLCCKVTVRSSTIRNLH; this is encoded by the exons ATGAATGTGTCGTCTGCCAACGTGACCGTGGTCGTTCGGTTTCCAGACTCCCTCTCTAAAGCCGTCACCAAGAACGTGATCGTCGTGTTTCTGGTGATCTCCATCAACTACATCAATGCCAGCCTTGTCCACACCTTCAGCAAACACCAG ATCTTCTACAGAAACCCTCGGTACATCCTCTTCATTCACCTGGTGGTCAACGACATGATCCAGGTGACGCTGACTattatcatgttcatcatcagcTACACCATCCACAGAATAAACGTCTCCGTCTGTTCTTTCTTGATGCTAACGGCTCTCTTTGCCACCGAGAACACGCCTCTCAATCTGGCCTGCATGGCAGTGGAGTGCTACATTGCTATCTGCATGCCGCTGCGCCACGTGCAGATCTGCACCATCAGGAGAACGTTGATTCTGATCGGTTTGATCTGGATTACGAGCATGTTGTCGGTTCTTCCTGATCTCTTTGTGACCTTGGCCACCGAGCCGCTGGACTTCTTCGGCTCCCGGGTCTTCTGCCTCAGACAAACGGTCTTTCCAAATCCAGTTAACACAAAAAGGAGGAACGCCCtgtattcagtgtttttagtcGTAATCTGGATCACTATCTTCTTCACTTACTTTAAGATCCTGTTCACGGCTAAAGCAGCGAGCAAAGATGCTAAGAAAGCCAGAAACACCATCCTGCTGCACGGgttccagctgctgctgtgtatGTCCACGTATGTCGGCCCTCCATTATTAACTATCATAAAGCAATGGTTGCCTCGAGACTACACAGACCATCTGTTCGCTTATTATATCACTATACAAATCCTGCCCAGATCCATTATTCCGTTCATCTATGGCGTACGAGACAACACCTTCAGGAGGTACCTGAAAAGGTATCTGTGTTGTAAAGTCACAGTGCGGTCCTCAACCATCCGTAACCTCCATTAG